Genomic segment of Odontesthes bonariensis isolate fOdoBon6 chromosome 10, fOdoBon6.hap1, whole genome shotgun sequence:
AGAAATCCTTCATTTACCAAACCCGCTTTATCCTATTCAAGGTTGTAGGAGGATCCAAATTACCACTGTACAGGGGCAAACCATCATGCACACTTACCCCCACAAAATACACCATTTAACAGGACAGGTGTGGTTTTATGACTCCGGAGAGAACCAGCACTGGCATAGGGAGAACGACACCAGCTGAGAGTTGGACCAGGAACCTTCCTGCTGTAAAAGGAAAGTGCCATTTCAGCTTTGCTGCTGGTAACACTTCAGACTCGACTCACTTATTCCCTCAGTTAATCGAGATTCAGTTCAGTTATGGGAAAGGATCACTGCCATACCTGGAGGTGTGACGAGCTACAATCACACAGTTAATAACTGTAACTGTAACCTACGACGACTCCAAAACCTAAAAATACAGAACGACCCAACGGACTTCTGTGGTCGTACTACGGTGCAGGATCCACTTTTTAAAGCTGCTGGTCTGAATTTGTTGTTTGCATGAAGCACATTTTTactttactatttttattctcttgtaaattatttagatatcttttttatattttttgtgtatccaaagccaagagctcctgaagtaaatttcattatgcctgcatagtgacaataaagattcttgattgAGATTGAACATGATGAAGTTATGCACCGCAGTGGCTTCTAGTTTCCAAACGCTTTGGACAGTTCAATTTTATACATAAACAAGTCGTGTTTCCTGTGTTTTGGTGCCAGAGACTTTGCTTTTGACCGCAAGGACAGAAAAACGTTGAGCATTGTGTGCTGGTTCTGATCAGAGAAAGCCCACCGATTAATGCTTCTGAATGGCTGCCCTCTGCCTGCATCAGGATTCTCCACCTGCTGGTTCaggaccccctgggggtcggCAGATGGTTGAGTTAAAGAACCAGGAAAACAAACAGCTTTCAGACCGGGGAACGCTTCATCTATTAAATCATCAGTACCACTGAGACATTTTATTCTGGGTTATTTTGTCGAGTGTCAAAGAGCGTATAAAGAGAGTCTCTGATGGGGTTTGAGGTTGATAAGCAGTGACCTGATTTTGCTCGGGGGTCGTGACTCGAACCAATGCCTAAAATAGTTGCCAAGTTTAGTTTATTTCCAAAGAAAGTAAAGTTTCACAGCAGAGGTACTTCAGAAATCTGATTTGGGAAACTGCAGCGCTTCACAAACAGAGGTGATTTATAGAAAGGAAACAACACTCATGACCTCATTACACATTTCCACCTTGGACTTCTTTAAGCTGCAGTAAAGGAAAAGACCAAGAGAGCAACTTTGCGTGTCTCTTCTGATATCTGGTGATCTCTCAGAAGGAGCCTGGCAGGTCCTGACCTGCAGGTTAAAAACTGCTGCACTAAAGTACTTCAGAACAATCGGAAACCTTTACAGTTTCCAACCTGGACTGAGAAGTAATCcagttattaaagggatagttcgcctcttttgacatgaagctgtaggacatcccatattagcaatatcatttatgaacattttcttaccccctgctgcgtcctgtgagccgagttccagcctcgttttggtgttgactaaagtagtccggctagttggctggggcttaaaaaaataaagcgttttgcttctcaaaagaatatgtgttcaaaagagtaatacatttgcatcacaaaatcgttctccaggaaaaagtcagagctcacaatcgcttggcgctatttttctctccctttgtatcactgggcgctgccgcctgccgacagctgcgcctgttacggtgtttactgcacggtctacacagcacgcagtgatacgacgggagagggaaaaaatagggccaagtgattgtgaggtctgactttttcctggagaacaattttgtgatgcaaatgtattactcttttgaacagtagccggactactttcgtccacactaaaacgaggctggaactcggctcacaggacgcagcagggggtaagaaaatgttcataaatgatattgctaatatgggatgccatatagcttcatgtcaaaagaggcgaactatccctttaagtgttttttcacgttatgccaagtcttttgttttgttccctTTAAGGATAATTTAACCTCTACTCTGCACAAGGAACATATTGTAAGGATTTAACTGcaagtttaaaaagaaatggcACAGAGGGGGCTTTAAAATGGTCATAtcttaagaaaaaaagagacattttgAAAGCTTTTATAATCATAACTGTGCTTTAACAACTACCAAGAATTATTTCTGTGCACAATTCCTCTGTTCTTTAATTTGAACCAAGTAATTGGCATTGCCACTGGTTCTGTGAGAATCACAATTACAGCACATCATTGTTCATCAATGCCTaggtgaaaaaacaaaaacataaaacaaatacacacaattCAGAGAACACATATTGAACACAtcttttttttggaaacaaaaaaaaacaaaaaaaacaaaacaaaaaaaaagcttttcactTCCGCAGACGCCAATATGGTGGTTACTGTCCAGTCCTGTGGGCCAAATAAACATTGAGTTAAAACGGGACAAAAGTAAAGTACAATCAAAGCTAACGAGTGACAGCTGCAAAACGTTGGTGAAACGCTCCTTTAGACCGTCGGAGAGCAAGAAAAGCTTGGTGTTGCCATTCCCTGCGAACAGAAAagaacttaaaaaaataaaatctaatcaagatttttttttattttttaaaaaaaacccacatttatatatatatttatatatatattttgcaaaaaaatactagtttttgttaaaaaataaacatacaaGAAAATACCAGCCACCAAAGCGACACCTATTGTTAAGCTTACCAATGGAGAACAAAGAGGCTACCTTACACACAGGTAATGGCAAATATTTAATGATACATGTACAGCAACATCTGTCCAAACAGGTCTAAAAGGCTGTACAAATTTACATAACCCATCTCAGTAGAACTACGTGAAAAATGATGGATCATCGTGTCATCTTAAAAGCTTTTACCTCAAAACAACTCAATTATTTCAGCCGCGCCGACGAGCTCAAGTGGCTGAATCCATGTCGATAACTCCTCGAGTCTTTGTAATAAAGAATATAGAAGGCAAAAAAGTTTTTCATTTGCTTTACGTTTGGTGTAACTTCGCTGTCTTTGCTCCTCTGCTCGCGCTTTAAAAAGACTTCAAGACGGTCAAAGCTTTGCATCAATCAGTCCtgactttaaagggataatccggagtaaaatgcactttaggtcaatttacgggatgttgggagtacatacgttgagttgacatcaaaatcatttaattctgatgtgttttgagaattttgatttgaccgttttcagccaaaagtcgttagcctggaagtgagaggggcatatcatgtcaccgctacaaaacgctatttttacacctcttctacagctccaaacaacataacacttacgtggtagtgagtagagggtccctaaatccaaacagaagtgtctcgaggtcttcatgtggtcggatagagagtccagaatgaatttaaaaccagccagtatctttccggaaatgttgctgctgcagctggcatcttcagcgtaaagtccgtatagtagagccgagtgtggagtaacacgctctggatattcacaatttcgttgccattttttttttttttttttttttacaaacatagtccagtatttctttcgaaagtgaaatgaagttgtatgcaacagcaaagcctagcttactaacaggttggaattgtataaaatgtcacgtgaccttacgtctcgcgtgacctagcctcctgtttacggaagacgtcttttgcgtgactggagtgaccatcacagaagaaggagaggtgtgtgagcaggtTGTTGAACAAACAGCAGAGCAAACTTTTGGAGTTATGGTGCGTGTTTGTTCCTATCCTGGCTTTTGAAAGAACTACTGgactatgtaaaaaaaaaaaacggcaacgaaattgtgaatttccagagcgtgttactccacactcggctctaCTATACGaactttacgctgaagatgccagctgcagcaggagcatttccggaaagatactggcctgattaaattcattctggactctctatccgaccacatgaagacctcgggacacttcggtttgtctttagggaccctctactcactatcacgtaagtgttatgttgtttggagctgtagaagaggtgtaaaaatagcgttttgtagcggcgataccatatgccccactctcctccaggttaacgacttttggctgaaaacggtcaaatcaaaattctcaaaacacatcagaattaaatgattttgatgtcaactcaacgtatgtactcccaacatcccgtaaattgacctaaagtgcattttactgcagattatccctttaagggtcACGTGATGGCTTGTTGTGAGTCCTCTCCATTCCCACCGCCTCCACCGCCCGGTGTAACCGCGGCACCCACCAGTGCAGGCGAGGATCAAATCTTCTCTGAGtgagtttttaaaagaaaaaaaaaagaaaaaagaaaaaaaaattaaaaaataataaaaaaaaaaataaaaataaaaaaaatcggtCAGACTTGCTGCTTGCCCAGCTGGGCTCCGTCTCTCCCGCCTCTTGCAGATGACGGCACAAACTTGGGAATAATGATGGGTAGAGCGTCTCTTCCTTTAGCGGTCGGTCTTCCCGAGCCCTCTGTGGTTCCAAAGCCGTTCTCTGCATGCGCcccttcatcctcctcctcctcctcgtcctcctcgtCATCATCCTCGTCGTCATCATCGTCCTCGTCAGACATGTCATCTAAATCTGAAACATTCTTGGCACCTGTTCTTTCCTCAGCTTCGCTAAGCTGCTGGTTGCCATGGAGATGAACCTCTCCCACTGGTTCCTTGTCATCCTTCTGCTGCTCTTCCTCATCACTGTCAGAATCAATGGCAATGGGCTCAGAAAGGTCCAGAGGCATTTTCTGTGGTACGGTGCTGCTGATTGTCTTGGTTTGGTCTCTGCCGGCACTGCTGGGGTTGGGAGCAGACGGCCTTACCTTTGTACTTTCCACATCCCCCGTTGGCTTTCCCCCCTTTAGCCGAGCCACTCCACCATTGGCGGCTACAAGCTCTTTGTGTCTTTGGAGAGCCTGCTGCGATACTCCCATACGCGTCCTCGACGTCCGCCTTTTGCCATGTCTGCCCTCGTACACGCCCTCCTCGACAAATGCCAGCTCGTGCCTCAATTTGCTGAGCTCGTGCATACTAAATCCCAACAACACACTGGATTGCTGGGCTTCACATTCTTGTACGCATTTTCTTCTGTTACTGACAAAGTGGCTGGAGATGTCAGACTTCCACAGCCACAGACTGGCCGCCAGCTTCTCCACCTCCCGTTGTGACGGGTACGGCGCTCGATTGAAATACTGCGTCAGAAAAGCCTTCCTGGACTCGTACGACTGGCTTTCCTGTCCTTTGGGATCTAGAGCCAGAGCTACAGGTTCATCGGGATTTTCGACAAACGTGAAGGGGCCGTTGAGATCTCGAGGATGGGCCCTTTCCCCGGGGGGTCCTGGCCTCCTTCGTTTTGGTGCGCTCGTGTCCGAATTATCAAAGCTGGCCCGTTTGAGAGCGCTGCTCTGAGACTGCCCGACCCGAGAAGAATGAGCTGCCCGGCTGTCCTGCCCATTCTGAGTCTTCCCTACACCTCGACAGTGCACCAAGTGCAGTGTGATTGTAGAGGCAGTCATATTGCTTGTATAAACCCCCAAGCAGTGTATACACTTGTAGGTGAGTTTCTTTTCTACAGGGTGGACAGTCTGAATCACCTGGTGCCTTTCTCTTAGATGATGGGCCAGTGAGTCTGAGATGGGGCCCTTTAGGATGGAGAAGCAAAGGGGACACAGTGTTTTGCCTACATCCCTCTTATAGGGCACAGATGCCTGTGGGGCACTCTTGACTGGTGTAATGTCGGGGGGTCCTGAATACGTTTTAGGTGGGTGCTGAGGCATTAATCTCTTGCTTGACAATAGAGAGGAAGACAGCGTCGACGCCATGGAGGGGGTGTTGTTCTGAGCATGAAACGCCACAGACTCCTCAGGGGCGTCTCTCATGTTGTACGTGGTGACAATCAACTGAACATTTTTGGGATTGCCCTGCTGCAGGGTGAGGTCAAAGGTTAAAGGAGAGTCCGTGCGGGGACCCACCTTCTCGTCTGGGTGCGACAGCCGCATGTGCGCCACCATCTTCTCGACGTCGTTGAACGTCGCGCGGCAGTGTGGGCAAGACAGACCGTGGATCAACATGTGGTTCAACAGGGTGTCACTGGGGAGATAGCGGTTGCAGTAGAGACACTTGCTGGTGAAGTTGTGGATCTTCATGATGTAATTTGCCACAGCGGGCACCTTCTCCGCTTTGTGCTCCTTCTCGAAATGAGCACTGTAAACATTTTCTGGAAAGAGCTCGTTGCAGATGGTGCAGATTTTCCACTTCTGGGTGTAAGATGTGCCgaggacagaggagcctccTTTCTTTGCCGTGACAGCGGCCACCACCGTAGCCGCTGCCTGAACGCGCGAGCCCAGAGGGTTGGATTTGAGTGAGGAAGAAGCACCGGCCACCAGCGGGCTCCGCAGGCCGCCGCCAGAAACAAGCTGCTTTGCTGCATGCGACTGCTGGGGCACAGAAACCTGGGCGTTCCCTGGCATACTAAGCCTAACCTGGTGGTTACCCATAGAAAAAGGCTGGGTGGCCCCTGCTTTTAATGCTATCGCATCATGTTTCATTCCAGACAGAAGACTGTGAGAGTTGAAGCCGGTCTTTGATGCAATGACGGCTCGACTGAGCTGCAGGGAGGCAGGAGACCTTGTGGTGGCCATTACTGCTCCTTTAGGGCCCATCCCAATGATGGTCTTGTCTCCTTGAGTTTTGGGAGGGAACATGATGATAGGTTTGGGTCGAGGGACTATCACACTGGTGTGCCCGATCATCGCAGTGACCTGGTAGCCGATCCTCTCGTGGTCCTCGATGACGTGCTGAACCAGTGCCTCGTAGGTCCGGGGAACAAACAGACACTTCTTGCAGTGAATCTGATTCGTGTTAACAGTGTTCGAGTTGTTGCTCTCCGTCTTCCCTGCTGTGCCACCATTCTGAGCATTCGTCTTGTCACCAGGTTTCACAATATAGGGATGGGCCACTTGCTGAAAGTGTTCCCGGTATATGTGCTTCCGCACTACATTGTACAAAGGGTCCCTGTAGGTGCACTTCTTGCAGTAGTACACCGCCTGTTCCACACTGTCCCCGGTCCTCTTAAGCAAGCCGTCCTTCATCATGATCCCGCCGGCTCCGGCCACCATACCGCCGGGGCCCTGCCTCGCAGTGCTCGTAGGCATGTGGAAAAGCTTGATGTGCGTTTCCAGAGTCTTTTTGTTGCCATTGAAAGTGCAGTAGGGGCAGTTGAGCAGGATGTTGTTCTCAAAGTCCTCGCTGTGTACGTTGCGGAAGTGGCTCTTGTAGGCCGAGAAGTACTTGGACGAAAAGAGGCAGCcagagcagcagaaaggctTCGACCTGTAGTCCTGGAGACACAAAAACAGGGGAAGACTTGGTCAAATTTGCATTTTCATACGTTTATATTACTCTCAGGTGAGCACAACCCACAACGATAAAATAAAGAATATTTATGTAGGAGTGCACATCTGTGTGCGACACGAACCTGGACTTTGGTGTGTGATGGTTCCCACATGCAGACATCTTCCCAGCTTGTGTGCTTAATATACACCTCTGGAGGAGTGAAGTCTTTGTAGTCCTAATACACAAAGAATTTAAGATTAAGTCATGGTTGTATGAAACAAATATCCACGGTTACCTCAGATAAGACTCAAGCATGCACCGATAAGACCCGCCTTGCCGCTTCTGTGCATCTCCGAAGTCGATTCACTTAATTCTTCACTGGTTTTCATTATGTTCTTGTTATACATGTGAGGAACTGGATGCAATGCTGGTTACCATTGGGCTCAGATCCATTTAAAACATATCTCTAGTCATTCAGCCTCTAAGTTCCATCGTTCCACCTGCTTGCTTGTTAGTGTATCAACAATCTCATCAAGCTTTGGTAACAAAATCCAAACATCGCCTTAAATAATAAGCCCACTTCTGCAGGCTGGACAGGTGTCTTTACACGGGCTATAGCTGTTAGAAACAGAATGCAACACCAATATGTAACCAGGATGTTGGTTTTAAAGACTTATGCAATCCTACAGGGTTTACACATGCGTCTTACATCAGGCGGTGACATGTATGAACACAGATTTTCCACAGATATGAGGACATGGCAGACTCTAAAACATGCCTCTGCTTTGTCTGCACGTCAGACATCGAACTCAagatttttatccttttttttcctggtcATACTGCACGGCTTTCGACATTTCATTTCTAAGTTTCTAAGTTTCATTTCTCATTTTTAAGTGAAGGAGACGCATCTTAaaatatgccaaaaaaaaaaaaaactgcacaaaaAAAACTCCCTGCATGTCACTCGATTCGAACGAAATCCAGAGAAGTCTAAGATTACGTAAAGCAGCTGCTATTAAGTCCAAGGAGCGTCGTTTCCCCACATTAAGCGAGATATAATGATAATAAGAATATGCTGTCAGTGTGGGTAACCACAATGCAGTATGTGCTACACTACCCGAAGGCGAAGTTGAGATTTACATCAGAAAACGTGATCTTCATTCATGCTGCAGTAACAGGGACTCTACTGCTTCATGCATATAGGAACCTCAAATCCTCAAGTGTGCATCGTTGCTATGCATCTCCAAGGCTAAACTGATGCTGTTATTACGAATTTGATGAAAACCAAGGTCATGTCTGCACATCTAGAACTCTCagggacctttttttttaaaaaaaggtgcaGTCATGAAGTCGAGGGTACGGTAGAGTGGGCCATCACAATAATGTAAACAGAAAAACTCTGAGCGTGCTCACCTCTAGGTGATCTCTGCAGAACTCCAGGCCGATGTCTCCCAGGACCTTCTTGACATTTTTCCTCGCTTTCCGTAGACTGCTGAGGTTATTGACGGGAAGCTGGAACATTCTGACCGTCTAAAAAGAGAAGACACACACCGCACGCCATCAACAAGCATCAGCTGGAATTTGGACGAACATCTGGCAACTGAACGCTTGAGTCACGAAAtggttttccaaaaaaaaaaaaaaaaaaatattccgtTTACTCGACGTAGTTTCTAAAAGCTAAAAGGAAAGTTTCAGATGGGAAAAAATTCAGCTTCCTATTAAAGTAATTGCCTTTTAAAAGTCAGAGATGTTTGTTTTAATTGATCACGAAAAGTTTTAAACAACTCGTCATTTCCACATCTCTAACGAGACTCACTTTGGCAAAATGGCTACTCTGCAAAAACATTACCGGAGATGAAGTGCTCACATTTAGAAAGAAaagcacatttagaaaaaaaatccctttgatcaaaaacaagcattttgagacaaaaaaatatttggttCGTCATTGTAAGAAAAGCACAAGTGTTAGTAATAACACCACAAATGGCTCCGCTCTTCTAAAGTGTCAATAAGCAACGATAGAAGTCCGGtgcaacaaaaacaactaaTGGAGCTTGATAAATCACTTGAtaaattcaaattattttcatgaATTTTcacacccagaggcagcttggTGGTGCAGTAGTGAGTGCCGTCCCCTCAGTAAGAAAGTTCCTGGTTCACAACCTCAACACGGGCCTTTCTGTGGACTCGAATGTATCGATACGCCTCTCTGATCCGATCACCGTTGGACAACACAGGTGCAAACAGTTAGGACGCATTGAGATCAACCCTCTGAAGCTGTGCGGGATGTTTTACAAGCTTTGCTTCGGATTAGGGCTGCACGATATATAGAAAATGTATCGTTATCGCGATACCACGGCTTGCAATACACGTATCGCAAAAGTAAAAATTTTATCgcaatttttctttatttatttctttttttccccttgtcctgtccagctttatggcagcagaattgtaatctgaataccgtttatgctaaacacatttgctatgccaagggaagctttatgaatgtaaatgcACTAGCCATTTTGGTCTTTTCCCCATGTAATCATTTAAGCACTTTTAAGTCCCTCCCGACCTCATTTTGTGAACTCCTCCTTGATTCACCTAATTTGCTGTTATTAAAAATGTTAACATTTTAAGTTTATGCTGTATATCAGCCATGTTTTTTCCTaataaaaacatttggaaatAAAACATTGCTCTCAGTTGTTTTATACATGATAAAATGCAGAATGGCAAGTAGAGAGggaaaaatatatgtatatattaaatATCGCAAGTAATATCGATATCGCGGTATCCAGTCATGTTATCGTGTATCGCATATTTTTCTAATATCGTGCAGCCCTACTTCGGATCTCTACACAAAGACCGGTTCAGAATAAAAACCCTGAGTTTAAAGGGTTCCGTTTCCCCATTTTTAGTCGGCAAAGATTAGCTGAAACTGAGCTCTGCATCACAAACGTGTAATTATTTCACGCTTCCAAGTTCC
This window contains:
- the adnpb gene encoding activity-dependent neuroprotector homeobox b, which encodes MFQLPVNNLSSLRKARKNVKKVLGDIGLEFCRDHLEDYKDFTPPEVYIKHTSWEDVCMWEPSHTKVQDYRSKPFCCSGCLFSSKYFSAYKSHFRNVHSEDFENNILLNCPYCTFNGNKKTLETHIKLFHMPTSTARQGPGGMVAGAGGIMMKDGLLKRTGDSVEQAVYYCKKCTYRDPLYNVVRKHIYREHFQQVAHPYIVKPGDKTNAQNGGTAGKTESNNSNTVNTNQIHCKKCLFVPRTYEALVQHVIEDHERIGYQVTAMIGHTSVIVPRPKPIIMFPPKTQGDKTIIGMGPKGAVMATTRSPASLQLSRAVIASKTGFNSHSLLSGMKHDAIALKAGATQPFSMGNHQVRLSMPGNAQVSVPQQSHAAKQLVSGGGLRSPLVAGASSSLKSNPLGSRVQAAATVVAAVTAKKGGSSVLGTSYTQKWKICTICNELFPENVYSAHFEKEHKAEKVPAVANYIMKIHNFTSKCLYCNRYLPSDTLLNHMLIHGLSCPHCRATFNDVEKMVAHMRLSHPDEKVGPRTDSPLTFDLTLQQGNPKNVQLIVTTYNMRDAPEESVAFHAQNNTPSMASTLSSSLLSSKRLMPQHPPKTYSGPPDITPVKSAPQASVPYKRDVGKTLCPLCFSILKGPISDSLAHHLRERHQVIQTVHPVEKKLTYKCIHCLGVYTSNMTASTITLHLVHCRGVGKTQNGQDSRAAHSSRVGQSQSSALKRASFDNSDTSAPKRRRPGPPGERAHPRDLNGPFTFVENPDEPVALALDPKGQESQSYESRKAFLTQYFNRAPYPSQREVEKLAASLWLWKSDISSHFVSNRRKCVQECEAQQSSVLLGFSMHELSKLRHELAFVEEGVYEGRHGKRRTSRTRMGVSQQALQRHKELVAANGGVARLKGGKPTGDVESTKVRPSAPNPSSAGRDQTKTISSTVPQKMPLDLSEPIAIDSDSDEEEQQKDDKEPVGEVHLHGNQQLSEAEERTGAKNVSDLDDMSDEDDDDDEDDDEEDEEEEEDEGAHAENGFGTTEGSGRPTAKGRDALPIIIPKFVPSSARGGRDGAQLGKQQV